In Aequorivita sp. H23M31, a single window of DNA contains:
- a CDS encoding glycosyltransferase 87 family protein — MSNVFKLSKIPLLFAITSIAFYISFAYDLERSDFIKLITLYCALFLIAYLYIEKWKQSFGLLVGFGITFRVIFLFAIPNLSQDFYRFIWDGHLMAQGVNPYLFTPTMYFNDLSISQDIIIPNANNLYRGMGALSGSHFSNYPPINQFLFTIAALIGGKSILSSIMVLRVLIILADVGILYFGKKILRRLKLPVNNIFWYFLNPFIIIELTGNLHFEGVMLFLLIWSLYSLFKRKWLWAAVLFGISISVKLIPLLFLPLFFRYFGSKNKIPRIFESYEVSIKKLIEFYLIVGVTVVVTFLPFLSVEFMRNFTSTLALWFQDFEFNASVYYIIRWIGFQVVGWNIIGIIGKIIPIIVFLLIMGIAFFRRNNTREKLLTAMLFAISIYFLLATTVHPWYIATPLLLSVFTRYKFPIVWSLMVMLSYSAYGKDGVDENLWLVALEYFVVIGFAIWEIYFRPKESTQIYKGHNQID, encoded by the coding sequence GTGAGCAACGTATTTAAGTTATCCAAGATTCCTTTACTTTTCGCGATAACTTCCATCGCGTTTTATATAAGTTTTGCCTACGATTTAGAAAGAAGCGATTTCATAAAGTTAATCACGCTTTATTGCGCACTGTTTCTTATCGCTTATTTATATATCGAGAAATGGAAGCAAAGCTTTGGATTGCTAGTGGGATTTGGAATTACTTTTAGGGTCATTTTTCTTTTTGCCATACCAAATCTTTCACAAGATTTTTATCGCTTTATTTGGGATGGACATCTAATGGCGCAGGGTGTAAATCCATATTTATTTACTCCTACAATGTATTTTAATGATCTCTCGATTTCGCAGGACATTATAATTCCGAATGCAAATAATCTATATCGTGGGATGGGAGCATTAAGTGGCAGCCATTTTAGTAATTATCCACCTATAAATCAATTCCTATTCACCATTGCAGCATTAATTGGAGGCAAAAGCATATTAAGTTCGATAATGGTGCTTCGCGTTCTCATAATCTTAGCTGATGTAGGAATTCTATATTTTGGAAAGAAAATATTGAGAAGATTAAAGCTTCCGGTGAACAATATATTTTGGTACTTTCTTAACCCCTTTATAATCATTGAACTTACGGGCAATCTTCATTTTGAAGGAGTAATGCTATTCCTCTTAATCTGGTCTCTTTATTCACTCTTTAAAAGAAAATGGCTATGGGCGGCAGTGTTATTTGGGATTTCCATTTCGGTGAAGTTAATTCCTTTGCTGTTTTTACCATTGTTCTTTAGATACTTTGGCAGTAAAAATAAAATTCCACGGATCTTTGAATCCTACGAAGTCTCCATCAAAAAATTAATCGAATTTTATTTAATTGTTGGAGTTACGGTTGTTGTAACATTTCTTCCATTTCTTTCGGTGGAATTTATGCGAAATTTTACATCCACTCTCGCCCTATGGTTTCAGGATTTTGAGTTCAATGCAAGTGTGTATTACATAATTCGGTGGATTGGCTTTCAGGTGGTTGGGTGGAATATTATTGGAATTATCGGAAAAATTATTCCTATAATTGTTTTTCTTTTAATTATGGGTATCGCATTTTTCAGAAGAAATAACACTCGCGAAAAATTGTTAACCGCTATGCTTTTTGCCATCTCAATTTATTTCCTACTAGCTACCACCGTGCATCCCTGGTATATTGCAACACCTCTCTTGCTCTCTGTGTTTACAAGATATAAATTTCCCATTGTGTGGAGCTTGATGGTTATGCTGAGCTATTCGGCATATGGCAAGGATGGCGTTGATGAAAACCTTTGGTTGGTTGCCCTAGAATATTTTGTGGTAATAGGATTTGCCATTTGGGAAATATATTTTCGGCCAAAAGAATCTACACAGATTTACAAAGGACATAATCAGATTGATTAG
- a CDS encoding gliding motility-associated C-terminal domain-containing protein, whose translation MKKKLLLCLQSCSYLLKGNFARNTFLLIGIFVISLSGFAQGPGHPNVDAGEDIVLDCNETCTDLTAEYLYTGDTSTYSVSSIPYDPPFPFMGGTPVAVNIDDRWSPMITLPFEFCFYGQVYTQMVIGSNGVVSFDLTQNPPNTRCEWSFDQSIPNPILFHAAIFGPYMDIYPSTGDEGKINWTVFGEAPDRTMVVNFNDIKYFSCTNLKLTSQIVMYETTNVVEIYIKDRSAGCPNWNDGNAVVGIQNQDGTIGESAPGRNTGNWSATYEAWRYTPNGDSNVVFSWLDADGNEIGTDTTINVCPTDPVTVYTAQAIYTNCNGDVVTVTDDVQVTITGSIDVTMNLGPDKVFCDVASYEIIPEIVGDITGATFLWSPGGETTETLTVTDSGIYTLALTKDGCTIRDSVEITFLTGPCTVEPECEGIDFVEDFGSGVGRGQSPYTNYTFKATGQIDDGEYALVSTSAGLNTGWFTDMQDHTGDVDGRMMFVNASIAPDEFYRRTITLTPNTDFTFNAWITTVYDTNTGICPGGGIPANVLFRIEDMMGNTVAQVTTGDIENGTVPRWFEYSINFNTGNNTDVQLVLVNNSGGGCGNDLAIDDITLRHGTVQPDIVTPPDMSVCAPVGTPGVFDLESQIPTILNGQNPNLFNISFHTDELEAQSNVNPIADPSAYQNVSNPETIYVRVENVDQPSCFSIVSFDLTIEDSVALTTDLPGEVTICSTDPFPTLDATPTNSNIDLNLVTYEWKDPSGTVVSTDATYTPTVEGTYTVTLQYPPCSIETFTIDIIVNDPPLLDLGPDETICEGGSFEIIPIITGDTTGITYLWNTGETTPTIVVTESGVYSLEVTVGTCTATDSIEISITDPIIVDLGDDFDSCFDETTILTAQVADPQNMMFEWYLNGVLLSGENNQTLVITEIGEYKVIVTNIDGCTGEDTIIIGVGNDLEVTVDADFQTCPNEPHTLTATTSEENVTYQWFLNGDPIDGATNSTLDISLEAGLIGAQTYMVVINSGGCIGEDSVDITLYPIGNCVISQGISPNDDGYNDFLDLTFLNDRTGVKKLQIFNRYGTQVYEQVNYTNQWKGQTNDGKELPTGTYFYVIDLAGNDAVYGQQATGWIYLNQKAN comes from the coding sequence ATGAAGAAAAAATTACTTCTCTGTTTACAAAGTTGTTCCTATTTATTGAAGGGTAACTTTGCGCGAAACACTTTCTTGCTCATCGGAATATTTGTGATATCCCTATCAGGCTTTGCCCAAGGCCCAGGACATCCCAATGTCGATGCTGGGGAAGATATAGTGCTGGATTGTAATGAAACTTGTACAGACCTTACCGCCGAATATCTTTATACTGGCGACACAAGCACCTATTCCGTTTCCTCAATTCCTTACGATCCCCCATTCCCATTTATGGGTGGGACACCGGTTGCGGTGAATATCGATGACCGATGGTCGCCCATGATTACTTTACCATTCGAATTTTGCTTTTACGGGCAAGTTTATACACAAATGGTTATTGGATCTAACGGCGTGGTTTCTTTTGATTTGACTCAAAACCCACCAAATACACGTTGTGAATGGAGTTTTGATCAATCAATTCCGAATCCAATCCTTTTCCATGCGGCTATTTTTGGCCCCTATATGGATATCTATCCGTCCACAGGTGATGAAGGAAAAATAAACTGGACCGTTTTTGGAGAAGCCCCTGATCGTACTATGGTAGTGAATTTTAATGACATCAAGTACTTCAGTTGTACAAACCTCAAGCTTACCTCGCAGATAGTTATGTACGAAACCACTAACGTAGTTGAAATCTATATTAAGGATAGATCTGCGGGTTGCCCGAATTGGAATGATGGTAATGCCGTAGTAGGTATTCAGAATCAGGATGGTACTATAGGTGAGTCTGCTCCCGGAAGAAACACTGGTAACTGGTCAGCTACATACGAAGCTTGGCGGTATACTCCAAACGGAGATTCAAACGTGGTTTTTTCTTGGTTGGATGCCGATGGCAATGAAATTGGAACAGATACCACAATTAATGTTTGTCCTACCGACCCGGTTACAGTCTATACCGCTCAGGCTATTTACACAAATTGTAATGGCGATGTCGTAACTGTTACGGACGATGTTCAAGTTACCATAACAGGAAGTATTGATGTTACTATGAATTTAGGTCCAGACAAGGTTTTCTGCGATGTAGCTTCATATGAAATAATTCCTGAAATTGTAGGTGATATTACCGGCGCGACTTTTCTCTGGAGTCCTGGAGGCGAAACTACGGAAACATTAACCGTAACGGATTCGGGAATATACACTCTAGCGCTGACCAAAGATGGTTGTACCATTAGAGATAGTGTTGAAATTACCTTCCTTACTGGTCCTTGTACTGTAGAACCAGAATGTGAAGGAATAGATTTTGTGGAAGATTTTGGATCTGGTGTTGGAAGAGGTCAAAGTCCTTATACCAATTACACCTTTAAAGCAACTGGACAAATTGACGATGGCGAATACGCTTTGGTAAGCACTTCGGCTGGATTGAATACAGGATGGTTTACAGATATGCAAGATCATACCGGAGATGTTGACGGTCGAATGATGTTTGTAAACGCTTCAATTGCACCAGACGAATTTTATCGTAGGACTATCACGTTAACACCAAACACTGATTTTACCTTCAATGCCTGGATTACTACCGTATATGATACAAATACAGGTATTTGCCCTGGCGGTGGAATTCCTGCCAATGTCCTTTTCAGAATTGAGGATATGATGGGGAATACCGTTGCTCAAGTAACAACTGGCGATATAGAAAATGGAACCGTACCTAGATGGTTTGAATACTCCATCAATTTCAATACTGGTAATAACACAGACGTTCAACTTGTATTGGTAAATAACTCTGGTGGTGGTTGTGGTAATGATCTTGCCATAGATGATATTACCTTAAGACATGGAACTGTACAACCGGATATTGTTACACCTCCTGATATGTCCGTATGTGCACCAGTAGGAACTCCCGGAGTTTTTGATTTGGAAAGCCAGATTCCTACTATTTTGAACGGTCAAAACCCTAACCTGTTCAACATCTCATTCCATACAGATGAATTGGAAGCCCAATCGAATGTAAATCCAATTGCAGATCCTAGCGCTTATCAAAATGTAAGTAATCCTGAAACTATCTACGTACGCGTTGAAAATGTTGATCAACCGTCTTGTTTTAGCATTGTTTCCTTTGATCTTACCATAGAAGATTCCGTTGCTCTTACAACTGACCTACCTGGCGAAGTTACCATTTGCTCAACGGATCCATTCCCGACATTGGATGCTACACCAACAAATAGTAATATCGATCTAAATTTGGTAACCTATGAGTGGAAAGATCCATCTGGAACCGTTGTTTCTACAGATGCCACATATACCCCAACGGTAGAAGGAACGTACACCGTTACTTTACAATATCCTCCTTGTAGCATTGAAACCTTTACCATAGATATAATAGTCAACGATCCACCACTATTGGATTTAGGACCTGATGAAACTATATGCGAAGGCGGTTCCTTTGAAATAATCCCGATTATAACAGGAGATACTACTGGTATAACTTATTTATGGAATACAGGCGAAACTACTCCTACAATTGTGGTAACCGAAAGCGGAGTTTACTCATTGGAAGTAACTGTTGGCACTTGTACTGCCACGGACAGTATCGAGATTAGTATTACAGATCCTATTATTGTCGATCTAGGCGATGATTTTGATAGTTGCTTTGATGAAACAACCATTCTTACTGCCCAGGTAGCAGATCCACAAAACATGATGTTCGAGTGGTACTTGAATGGAGTTCTCCTAAGCGGTGAAAACAATCAAACTCTTGTTATTACTGAGATAGGGGAATATAAGGTTATAGTTACCAATATAGATGGATGTACTGGAGAGGATACAATTATTATTGGCGTAGGAAATGATTTAGAGGTAACAGTAGATGCTGATTTCCAAACCTGCCCCAATGAGCCTCATACATTAACCGCTACTACTTCAGAAGAAAACGTAACCTATCAATGGTTTTTGAATGGTGACCCAATTGACGGAGCTACAAATAGCACCTTGGATATATCTCTGGAAGCTGGTTTAATTGGAGCTCAGACCTATATGGTAGTTATTAACTCAGGTGGATGTATTGGAGAGGATTCAGTGGATATTACCTTATATCCTATTGGCAACTGTGTAATTTCACAAGGTATCTCTCCTAATGATGATGGTTATAATGACTTTTTGGATCTCACCTTCCTGAACGATAGAACTGGAGTTAAGAAACTTCAGATTTTTAACCGATACGGAACTCAAGTTTATGAGCAGGTAAATTATACCAATCAGTGGAAAGGCCAGACAAATGATGGCAAGGAATTGCCAACTGGCACTTATTTTTATGTAATAGATCTTGCTGGAAACGACGCAGTCTATGGTCAACAGGCCACGGGATGGATTTATCTTAACCAAAAGGCTAACTAG
- a CDS encoding PorP/SprF family type IX secretion system membrane protein: MKKHIYILIVLMTVLLFQETQAQQDPQYTQYMYNMNVINPAYAGSKESLSMTALYRDQWSGMKDNPTTITFSAHSPIGEKVGLGLSAIKDELGPVKETNVFVDFSYTLQMSTNIKLALGLKAGATFHDVGLADLDLQDPGDPFFSENIKNTYPNIGAGAYLYGDRFYVGLSVPNMLKSVHLDENGVKYGSETNHYFATAGYVFQMSDNFKLKPSVMVKSAFDAPVSVDANLNALFYDRFELGASYRLDDSFSGLVGFQVTPNIRIGYAYDHVVSDIKTVGPASHEVILTFDVFFKPRILRSPRFF, from the coding sequence ATGAAAAAACACATATATATCCTAATAGTATTGATGACGGTTTTGCTCTTTCAGGAAACACAGGCACAACAAGATCCGCAATACACTCAGTACATGTACAATATGAACGTGATCAACCCGGCTTATGCGGGGTCTAAAGAAAGTCTTTCCATGACTGCCCTATATCGAGATCAATGGTCCGGTATGAAGGATAACCCAACAACTATAACTTTCTCAGCCCATTCTCCAATTGGAGAAAAGGTGGGGCTGGGATTGTCGGCCATTAAGGATGAATTGGGTCCGGTAAAAGAAACAAATGTTTTTGTTGATTTCTCTTATACCCTACAAATGTCGACCAATATTAAATTGGCTTTAGGTTTGAAAGCAGGAGCAACCTTCCATGATGTGGGACTAGCAGACTTGGATCTGCAAGACCCAGGAGATCCTTTCTTTTCGGAAAACATAAAAAACACCTATCCTAATATTGGGGCGGGAGCTTATCTTTATGGGGATAGATTTTATGTAGGACTTTCTGTTCCGAATATGTTGAAATCTGTGCACTTGGATGAAAATGGCGTTAAATACGGATCTGAAACAAATCATTATTTTGCTACAGCGGGTTACGTATTTCAAATGTCGGACAACTTTAAGTTGAAACCTTCCGTGATGGTGAAGTCGGCATTCGATGCGCCCGTATCTGTTGATGCAAACCTGAATGCCCTTTTCTATGACAGGTTTGAACTTGGTGCATCTTATAGATTGGACGATTCCTTTAGTGGTTTGGTCGGATTTCAGGTAACCCCTAACATCCGTATTGGCTATGCTTACGATCACGTAGTGTCGGATATCAAAACGGTAGGACCGGCTTCGCACGAGGTAATACTTACTTTTGATGTATTCTTTAAGCCACGTATCCTACGTTCACCAAGATTCTTCTAA
- a CDS encoding TolB family protein, whose translation MKLIYTLLIAFLFVSCKNEVKKTEEQPSELKEERTFTKIDTYTKDTLIFPEEKHFKNLRQVTFGGDNAEAYWSFDDSKLVFQSNYKDWGVRCDQMFLMDFEDTFNDSQPLMVSTGKGRTTCSYFLPDNKHIIYASTHLADSECPPVPSKNDGKYVWPIYEGFDIFVADLDGNIVKQLTDEPGYDAEATVSPKGDKIVFTSMRSGDLELYTMNIDGSNVKQITNELGYDGGAFFSPDGSKLIFRSSRPKTENEIKEYKDLLAQGLVQPTEMDLYICNSDGSDLRQLTDLGNASWAPFFHPSGKKVLFSSNFESKRGYPFNLYLIDIDGKNLERVTHSDTFDAFPVFSNNGKYLAFSSNRNNGGGHDTNLFIAEWQD comes from the coding sequence ATGAAATTAATATATACCCTCCTCATTGCTTTTCTTTTTGTCAGTTGTAAAAATGAAGTGAAGAAAACAGAGGAACAACCATCCGAATTAAAAGAAGAAAGGACATTTACAAAAATAGATACCTATACCAAGGACACACTCATTTTTCCCGAGGAAAAACATTTTAAAAACTTACGTCAGGTAACTTTTGGTGGTGACAATGCTGAGGCTTATTGGAGCTTTGATGACAGCAAACTGGTTTTCCAAAGCAATTATAAAGATTGGGGCGTACGTTGTGACCAAATGTTCTTAATGGACTTTGAGGATACTTTTAATGATTCCCAACCGCTGATGGTCAGTACAGGAAAAGGACGAACAACCTGCAGTTATTTTCTTCCGGACAATAAGCACATAATATATGCCAGCACGCATTTAGCGGATTCTGAATGTCCGCCCGTTCCTTCTAAAAATGATGGAAAATATGTATGGCCTATCTACGAAGGCTTCGATATTTTTGTTGCAGACTTAGATGGAAATATAGTAAAGCAACTTACTGATGAACCTGGATATGACGCCGAAGCTACCGTTTCGCCCAAAGGAGATAAAATTGTTTTTACCTCTATGCGAAGTGGAGACCTGGAACTTTATACTATGAATATTGATGGCTCTAACGTAAAACAAATTACCAATGAGCTGGGATATGATGGAGGAGCTTTCTTCTCTCCCGATGGTTCCAAACTTATTTTCCGTTCTTCACGTCCTAAAACCGAAAATGAGATAAAAGAATATAAGGATTTGCTTGCTCAAGGACTGGTGCAGCCCACGGAAATGGATTTGTACATCTGCAACTCCGATGGAAGCGACCTTCGCCAATTGACCGATTTGGGAAATGCAAGTTGGGCGCCCTTTTTCCATCCTTCCGGGAAAAAAGTTCTGTTCTCCAGCAATTTTGAATCGAAGAGAGGATATCCTTTTAATTTGTACCTAATCGATATCGACGGTAAAAATTTAGAGCGGGTAACCCACAGTGATACATTTGACGCTTTTCCAGTTTTTTCCAACAATGGTAAATATTTGGCTTTTTCTTCGAATAGAAATAATGGTGGAGGACACGATACCAACCTATTTATCGCCGAATGGCAGGATTAA
- a CDS encoding acyl-CoA dehydrogenase family protein has product MSIFSKIKKSLHLMKGIDIDALAKLSEKVDLSEIMKTVGELDDRQLDGLMKMLKHKSGKKGQHKLPPISGDFYELSSKLTPEQRELQLKIRNFMEDEVRPIANEYWNRAEFPFEIIPKMAALNICGLTIDGYGTPNENFVMEGIIAMEMARVDVSISTFFGVHSGLAMSSINICGSEEQKQEWLPKMARMEVIGAFGLTEPDVGSAVAGGMGTTCRREGDEWILNGQKKWIGNATFSDVTVIWANDEATNRVKGFLVRKGNPGFKAEKIENKMALRTVQNALITLTDCRIPESDRLQKCDSFKDTAKVLKVTRAAVAWQAVGCARGAYESALKYTKKREQFGKPIASFQLIQNHLVEMLANLTAMQTLCFRLSELQDENLLTDEHASLAKVFCSMRTRDVVRSAREVMGGNGILLEYDVARFVADAEAIYSYEGTKEINTLIVGRAITGYSAFV; this is encoded by the coding sequence ATGTCCATCTTCTCAAAAATTAAAAAGTCGCTGCATTTAATGAAAGGTATCGATATAGATGCATTGGCCAAGCTTTCAGAAAAAGTGGATCTTTCCGAAATTATGAAAACTGTTGGAGAGCTCGACGATCGGCAACTGGATGGGTTGATGAAAATGCTAAAACATAAAAGTGGCAAAAAAGGGCAGCACAAGTTACCTCCCATTTCAGGAGATTTCTATGAATTAAGTTCAAAATTGACCCCCGAACAAAGGGAGTTACAACTGAAAATCCGAAATTTCATGGAAGATGAAGTTCGACCAATTGCCAATGAATATTGGAATAGGGCCGAATTTCCTTTTGAGATTATTCCGAAAATGGCGGCGTTGAATATTTGTGGTCTTACCATTGATGGCTATGGCACTCCCAATGAAAATTTTGTGATGGAAGGAATTATAGCCATGGAAATGGCTAGGGTTGACGTCTCAATCTCCACTTTTTTCGGAGTGCATAGCGGTTTGGCCATGAGCTCAATAAATATCTGCGGAAGTGAAGAGCAAAAACAGGAGTGGCTCCCCAAAATGGCTCGAATGGAAGTTATTGGAGCTTTTGGGTTAACAGAACCAGATGTGGGCTCTGCCGTAGCTGGCGGAATGGGAACTACCTGCAGGCGAGAAGGAGATGAATGGATTTTAAATGGACAGAAAAAATGGATAGGAAACGCCACCTTTTCTGATGTAACCGTAATTTGGGCCAACGATGAAGCGACAAATCGGGTGAAAGGATTTTTGGTGAGAAAAGGTAATCCTGGGTTTAAAGCTGAAAAAATTGAAAACAAAATGGCCTTGCGAACGGTTCAAAATGCGTTGATAACATTGACCGATTGCCGGATACCTGAAAGTGATAGGCTTCAAAAATGCGATTCGTTTAAAGACACTGCAAAAGTTTTGAAAGTTACCCGTGCGGCTGTGGCTTGGCAAGCAGTAGGTTGCGCGCGTGGCGCTTATGAAAGTGCGTTGAAATACACTAAAAAAAGAGAACAGTTTGGCAAACCCATAGCTTCCTTCCAGTTGATACAAAATCATTTGGTTGAAATGTTGGCAAACTTAACAGCTATGCAAACTCTTTGTTTCCGACTTTCAGAACTTCAGGATGAAAATCTCTTGACCGACGAGCACGCTTCTTTAGCAAAAGTATTCTGTAGTATGCGAACCCGTGATGTGGTTCGCAGTGCGCGCGAAGTTATGGGTGGCAATGGAATTTTATTGGAATACGATGTAGCTAGATTTGTGGCAGACGCAGAAGCAATATATAGTTATGAGGGAACAAAAGAAATCAATACCTTAATTGTTGGGCGCGCTATAACTGGATATAGTGCTTTTGTTTAA
- a CDS encoding M20/M25/M40 family metallo-hydrolase, translating into MRSIPMIFLIILMFSCKEAKIPVITMKEDVSVLANDSLGGRKTGSDYEKKAAKYIAKRFEGLKLQPKGVNGFFQKFTFKPSKNPHQEAEFTSESSDSTQTGENVMAYLDNQAENIVVIGAHYDHLGMGGEGSLFGDGPAIHNGADDNASGVAMMLHLAEKLQQHGAPKSNNYLFIAFSGEEEGLLGSNYFVKHPTIDTKNVTYMINMDMVGRLNKENTLAVYGVGTSPIFKGVVNKNAGVLNIIENESGVGPSDHTSFYLADIPVLHFFTGQHEDYHKPSDDIEKVNFEGMEIVSNYIFKIIKDLDSENKMQFQKTKNESEVVPDFKVTLGVVPDYLFGGKGMRIDGVSEDKPAQKAGLQKGDVVVKMGNLGITDMMSYMNSLSKFEKGQTTTVTIDRAGELKEVEVTF; encoded by the coding sequence ATGCGCTCAATTCCAATGATATTTCTGATAATACTGATGTTTTCATGTAAGGAAGCAAAAATTCCTGTTATAACCATGAAAGAAGATGTTTCTGTTTTGGCCAATGATAGCCTTGGTGGTAGGAAAACAGGCTCTGATTATGAAAAGAAAGCAGCAAAATATATCGCGAAAAGATTTGAAGGATTAAAACTTCAGCCAAAAGGAGTGAATGGTTTCTTTCAGAAATTTACTTTCAAGCCAAGCAAAAATCCCCATCAAGAAGCAGAATTTACCTCGGAATCTAGTGATAGCACACAAACAGGAGAAAATGTTATGGCATACTTAGATAATCAAGCGGAAAATATAGTAGTTATTGGTGCTCATTACGACCATTTGGGAATGGGAGGTGAAGGTTCACTTTTTGGGGATGGGCCTGCAATTCATAACGGAGCTGACGACAATGCGAGTGGCGTAGCAATGATGTTGCATCTGGCGGAGAAACTCCAACAGCACGGTGCGCCCAAAAGCAACAATTATCTATTTATAGCTTTTTCTGGTGAAGAGGAGGGATTATTGGGTTCTAATTATTTTGTAAAACATCCTACCATAGACACCAAAAACGTAACCTATATGATAAATATGGATATGGTAGGACGGCTCAATAAGGAAAATACTTTAGCGGTATATGGCGTGGGTACTTCTCCAATATTTAAAGGAGTAGTAAATAAGAATGCTGGAGTTCTGAATATTATCGAGAATGAAAGTGGAGTTGGGCCCAGCGACCATACTTCGTTTTATCTAGCCGATATTCCTGTTTTACATTTTTTTACAGGTCAGCATGAGGATTACCACAAGCCTTCCGATGATATTGAAAAAGTGAATTTTGAGGGAATGGAAATAGTTTCCAATTATATTTTTAAAATTATTAAGGATCTGGATTCCGAAAATAAGATGCAATTTCAAAAGACTAAAAATGAAAGTGAAGTCGTACCCGATTTTAAGGTTACGCTAGGTGTAGTTCCAGATTATCTTTTCGGTGGAAAGGGAATGCGAATTGACGGAGTGAGTGAAGATAAACCCGCCCAAAAAGCAGGACTTCAAAAAGGAGATGTAGTTGTAAAAATGGGCAATTTGGGAATTACCGATATGATGAGTTATATGAATAGTCTTTCAAAATTTGAAAAAGGTCAAACTACCACTGTAACCATTGATAGAGCTGGAGAATTGAAGGAAGTTGAAGTTACATTTTAG
- the hflX gene encoding GTPase HflX, protein MIDQTDISYENTILIGLITQFQDEELSEEYLDELEFLAFTAGGEVKRRFSQKMDVPNPKTFIGTGKLEEVKQFVDDNDIGVAIFDDELSPAQQKNIERILNIKVIDRTNLILDIFAQRAQTSYARTQVELAQYEYLLPRLAGMWTHLERQRGGIGMRGPGEREIETDRRIVRDRISLLKDKLKKIDRQMDVQRGNRGALVRVALVGYTNVGKSTLMNALSKSEVFAENKLFATLDTTVRKVVIGNLPFLLTDTVGFIRKLPTQLVESFKGTLDEVREADLLLHVVDISHPSFEHHIESVNTVLKEIGSGDKPTVMVFNKIDAYHPEKIESDDLMTEKTKAHYTLEEWKKTWMAKMNGDAIFISALNRENFDELRKLVYDKVREIHTTRFPYNDFLYEDYTGEEE, encoded by the coding sequence ATGATAGATCAAACAGATATTTCGTACGAGAACACAATATTAATTGGCTTGATTACCCAATTCCAAGATGAGGAACTTAGTGAAGAATATTTAGATGAATTGGAATTTCTCGCTTTTACCGCAGGTGGGGAAGTTAAACGCCGTTTTTCTCAAAAAATGGATGTTCCGAATCCAAAGACTTTTATTGGAACGGGAAAATTGGAAGAGGTTAAACAATTTGTGGACGACAATGATATTGGGGTGGCAATTTTTGATGATGAACTTTCTCCAGCCCAACAAAAGAATATTGAGCGTATTCTGAATATAAAAGTCATTGATAGAACCAATCTAATTCTCGACATTTTTGCGCAAAGGGCCCAAACCAGCTATGCGCGAACCCAGGTGGAATTGGCACAATATGAATATCTATTGCCAAGATTGGCCGGTATGTGGACTCACTTGGAGCGTCAGCGTGGGGGTATTGGGATGAGAGGACCCGGAGAGCGAGAAATTGAAACAGATAGAAGGATTGTGCGGGACAGGATTTCATTGCTAAAGGATAAATTAAAAAAAATTGACCGCCAAATGGATGTCCAACGGGGCAATCGGGGTGCTTTGGTGCGAGTGGCTTTAGTAGGATATACCAATGTAGGGAAATCCACCTTGATGAATGCTCTCAGCAAAAGCGAGGTTTTTGCGGAAAATAAACTTTTTGCCACTTTGGATACAACGGTGCGTAAAGTGGTGATTGGAAATCTTCCCTTTCTTCTTACAGATACTGTTGGTTTTATTAGGAAATTGCCTACCCAGTTAGTAGAATCCTTTAAAGGAACTTTGGATGAGGTTCGTGAAGCTGATTTGCTTTTGCACGTAGTAGATATCTCACATCCTTCTTTTGAACATCATATTGAATCGGTTAACACTGTTTTAAAGGAAATAGGAAGCGGAGACAAACCAACGGTGATGGTCTTTAATAAGATTGATGCATACCATCCTGAAAAAATTGAAAGTGATGATCTAATGACCGAAAAGACCAAGGCTCATTATACTCTTGAGGAATGGAAAAAAACTTGGATGGCCAAAATGAACGGAGATGCAATTTTTATATCTGCCTTAAATAGAGAAAACTTCGACGAATTAAGAAAATTGGTATATGATAAGGTGAGAGAAATCCACACTACCCGATTTCCTTATAACGATTTTCTTTATGAGGATTATACAGGAGAAGAAGAATAG